The following are encoded together in the Macrobrachium nipponense isolate FS-2020 chromosome 14, ASM1510439v2, whole genome shotgun sequence genome:
- the LOC135226493 gene encoding lachesin-like has product MPLRHLVQFSIVLIASGVSLRAEDELPKLSSSVDPGQQVPDNYTPSPDDVLEGEIWPEALTLNTQSPDPPVQNNTEILAQVGGEATFSCVTHHLSDEMVTWLKRDDDQLLTVGQQVYAAEPRFTATHSHQNKAWELWVKDVQLSDAGQYECQITTHPPVTFYFTLKVTQAEARVSGPSEVHIEEGSKLALECHVKYAAAPPVYIFWYHNSTMVNYANQRALEVQHGNYSSSLVVTRVRASDAGTYTCEPHLATPANITVHVVTGKKPAAMQHGRNPGDASAACRPQLPFSLLLLLLLFAISLTSLPSEPSKVSK; this is encoded by the exons GCGTGAGTTTGAGAGCGGAGGATGAACTCCCCAAGCTCTCCTCGAGTGTTGACCCAGGCCAGCAAGTTCCAGACAACTACACTCCCTCGCCCGACGACGTACTGGAGGGGGAAATTTGGCCCGAGGCACTCACCTTAAATACACAGAGCCCCGACCCTCCGGTGCAGAATAACACCGAGATCCTGGCCCAAGTGGGTGGGGAGGCTACGTTCAGCTGCGTCACGCACCACCTCTCCGATGAAATG GTCACTTGGTTGAAAAGAGACGACGACCAGCTGTTGACGGTGGGCCAACAGGTCTACGCGGCTGAGCCCAGGTTCACAGCTACCCACTCTCACCAGAATAAG GCTTGGGAATTGTGGGTAAAAGATGTCCAGCTGTCAGACGCTGGCCAGTACGAATGTCAGATCACCACCCACCCACCTGTGACATTTTACTTCACCCTCAAAGTTACTC AGGCTGAAGCCAGAGTGAGCGGCCCAAGTGAGGTGCACATCGAAGAAGGATCTAAGCTGGCGCTGGAGTGTCACGTCAAGTATGCTGCAGCTCCTCCAGTGTACATATTTTGGTACCATAACTCAACAATGGTCAATTACGCCAACCAGCGTGCTCTCGAG GTACAGCACGGTAACTACTCGAGCAGCCTCGTTGTCACTCGAGTTAGGGCATCTGACGCAGGGACATATACTTGTGAGCCTCATCTGGCAACACCGGCTAATATCACTGTCCATGTGGTTACTG GTAAGAAGCCAGCGGCCATGCAACACGGTAGAAACCCAGGCGACGCAAGCGCGGCTTGTCGACCTCAACTCCCCTTCAGTCTGCTTCTACTTCTCCTCCTGTTCGCCATCTCCCTCACGAGTCTGCCCAGCGAGCCGAGTAAAGTTAGCAAGTAG